In Bacteroides cellulosilyticus, the genomic stretch GCTTTCGTTTACATCCAGGTCGGAACGTACGAAGTCGAATGTTCCGGACTCTATCTTCGAAAGATCGAGAATATCAGAAACCAGTTGTAGAAGCAATTCATTATTTGTTTCTACTATTTTGATATATTCCTGACGTTCTTCCCTGTCGTCTGTTTCTGCCAGCAGACTGGAAAAACCAACGATAGAATTGAGCGGAGTACGTATTTCATGGCTCATATTGGCAAGGAAAGCAGATTTCAAGCGGTCCAGTTCTTCGGCTTTGTCACGGGCAATGATCAGCTTCTGTTCTGTCTCTTTCAAGGGAGTGATATCATAGTTGATACACAGCATTTCAATAACTCCATCCTGAGGACGATAATCCCTGACCATTACGTTTATACTGGTCCACGAATATTTTCCGTTACCTCTGTTGACGCGTACTTCTTTACTTAAACTAGTGGCTTTCCCTTCTTTAACCTGACCTACAAACTGTTTCAGAACAGCGCAATCTTCCGGGTGAACATGAGAATACACTCCGATAACCTGAGGCATGGGAGTGTTTTCCTTTTCACCTAAATTCCTATACCATGTATCCTGGGCATACCCGTCTCTTGTCATTACATTGAAATGAGCAAAACCCACTTTGGCATAGTCGCCTATTAAGAGGAACAGATGCTCAAACTCTTGTATTTTGGTGTATGCACTGGTGGTTTCTGTTGTATCTATATTGATAAACAGGTAATTGCTGAATTGATTCTGCGAATCGTAAAGCAGAGCCACCTTGGTTTGAAGATTGATAATATCTTTTCTTCGGCTTGTGACGTATCGGTCGATCTTCGAGAAATCATAATTGATCGAGAAGTCCACATTTTCTCTGGCACGCAATTTTTCTTTCACGTCTTCGGGGATATTGGGATTCTCGAACAGTGATACCCCCAGTGCTTCTTTCATATCCGTCAGGCCGAATATCTCAAGTTCTTTATCATTCATATCTACCAGATACCCGTCTTTGTCGTAAAGCTCGATACCTACCGGCAGATTCTTATAAATATTGCGAAGAATTTTTTCACTGTGATCCAATGCGCGGCGATCCTCTTTAGCCTGAAGTTCCGCTTTGCGTAATTGGAGGCAAATGCTGATGATGTTTCCTAAAGAAGAAAACCATTGATGGTCGATGTTACTCCAGCTGCGGTGTGTTCTGACCATATCGATGCCCATATATCCCCATACCTTATCTTTCGATAGGAGAGGGACCGCCATTACCGATTTAATATCTTGCACCTCCAGGGTATCACGGTAAATTTTTGCTTCGGGCGGCATATCATCCAATGTATTCAGAATGATTGATCTCTTTTCTGAGATTTGGCGATCCCACCAGAGAGAATCATCCCAAGGTACATTCTGTAAGAAATCCAGTTCCCGGGATATTCCTTCGGCTGTTGCTTCGTAAATGCAACTTTGTACTTTATGTTCCCGGTCTATTTCGAATATATAGGTGCGGTCTCCTTTGGTTTGTTTGAGGAGATCTGCCAATATTTTATTGATGATCTGCGTAATATCATCCGATTGCAGAAAAGCGAGCAATGAATAAGAAAGACTGTTCTGTTGATAAAGCAGGCTGTTTACCTGGAGAGAGTCCGTACTTTCACTTGTTTCTTCAGTCTGCTTGTCTATACATTGCAGATATCCTATTGTATTTTTGTACCCCTCTTCATCCGGTTGTTTGAAGCTGATTTTAGAATATACCCATATGTCCTCCCCATCTTTTGCCCGGATGGGGAACATCTGCTCATAGGTTTCTATGTTTGTGAGCGAAAAGTATTCATTTTTGAGTCGCCTCCGATGATCTTCCCGTATTCTTCCGTGGAAATCTTCGAAACTGATCCGGTCACTTTCAAGTCCGAGTAAGTCAATGATAAAGTCAGAACAAATATATTGGCGATTCTTCAGGTCCGATTCCCACCAACCCATTTTGGCCATTTGCGCAATCTGGCGATATTTATCACAGTCAAAGTCTGGCTTCTCTTTCATATATCTTTTTGCTCCTGTTTCCTATTCCTTATTAAAATCTCAGTGGGCAAATATAGAGATAACTTTTATATTTTGAAGAATTTGTTGTCAAAAGAATGTTATTGCTTGCAATATGGATACTAATGAAGGGACTTTGGGGGAACCATTGAAGGAGGAAGGATGATGAGTACAAAATAGGCCGTTTTTCGTCTTTTAGTATGGTTATGAATCTTTTCACCACAGAGGACACAGAGTTCACAGAGTTTTTAGGCTTCTAGTTCAGAGATAATTATAACCTCTGTGTCCTCTGCGTCCTCTGTGGTGAAATAATTCCTTTCTTTTCCGATATGAATTAATAAACTCCTTACTCACATAAATAATTTAGATAAGAATGAAAAGTCCGCTAAGATTCCGAATATTCATAGTATCCTTACTGTTGTGGATCGTTGCTGATTCTGCCGTTGCTCAACAGATACGTTCACTTCACGAACAATTTCTTCATCCTTCGGAAGAAGCAAAACCCTGGACGTTTTGGTATTGGATGTACGGTGCCGTATCAAAAGAAGGGATTACCGCCGATTTGGAGGCTATGAAGCAAGCCGGGTTGGGAGGCACGTATCTGATGCCGATTAAGGGAATTCATGAAGGAGCGCAATATAGCGGAAAAGCACAACAACTGACACCTGAATGGTGGGAGATGGTGCGTTTCAGTATGGAAGAAGCCGATCGTTTGGGGTTAAAGTTGGGCATGCATATCTGTGATGGTTTTGCATTGGCCGGTGGTCCCTGGATCAGTCCGGAGGAATCTATGCAGAAGGTGGTATGGAGCGATACAATCGTTGACGGTGGCAAACTCAAGGCGTTCCGTCTGCCACAGCCCGAGGCCTATGAGGGTTTTTATGAAGATATCTCTCTGTTTGCTTTGCCCGTAAAGGAAGTTCCGGATGAGATGCCGGCCCGGATAACATGTGTCAATATAGCTATGGAAGAGCAGGCTGATTCTCCCAAAGCGGTGAATATGGATGCCGCCGGTGTGATCCGTTCTTCATATCCTTGTTATATCCAGTATGAATATGAACATCCTTTTACCTGCCGTAACGTTGAGGTGATTCTGAGCGGGAACAATTATCAGGCACATCGACTGAAAGTGACGGCAAGTGACGACGGGGTGAATTTCCATTTCGTGAAACAGCTGGTACCCGCCCGTCAGGGATGGCAGAATACGGATGAGAATTCAACGCATACGATTCCTGCAACTACTGCCCGCTATTTCCGCTTCTATTGGACTCCTGAAGGGAGTGAGCCGGGAAGTGAGGATATGGATGCAGCCAAGTGGAAACCTAATTTGAAGATAAAGCAGCTGCGACTGCACCGGGAAGCCCGGTTGAATCAGTGGGAGGGGAAAGCCGGACTGGTATGGCGTGTTGCCCCGGCTACAAAGGAAGAGGAAGTAGGGAAGAAAGATTGTTATTCCCTTTCACAGATCATCAATCTGACCGGTCAATGTAGAGCGGGCATATTGACAACTACTCTTCCCAAGGGAAAATGGAAATTATTGCGTATGGGGCATACAGCCACCGGACATACCAATGCCACTGCCGGAGGGGGAAAGGGGTTGGAATGTGATAAGTTCAGTGCGAAAGCAGTGCGTAAACAGTTCGACAACTGGTTTGCACAGGCATTTCTAAAGACGGATCCCAACGTTGCGCGTCGTGTATTGAAGTACATGCATGTGGATAGCTGGGAATGTGGCAGCCAGAATTGGAGTGATACGTTTGCCGCTGAATTCCGGAAACGTCGCGGATACGACCTGATGCCTTATTTACCGTTACTGGCGGGTATTCCGATGGAAAGTGCAGAACGGAGTGAAGAGATTCTGAGGGATGTTCGTATTACTATATCCGAGCTTGTTGTTGATGTCTTTTATAAGGTATTGGCAGATTGTGCCAAAGAATATGATTGTCAGTTCTCGGCAGAATGTGTAGCCCCCACGATGGTGAGCGACGGGTTGTTGCATTACCAAATGGTGGACCTTCCCATGGGAGAATTCTGGCTGAACAGTCCGACCCATGACAAACTGAATGATATGCTGGATGCTGTCAGTGGGGCGCATATTTATGGAAAGAACATTATCCAGGCAGAAGGATTTACGGAGGTGCGCGGCACATGGGATGAGCATCCCGGAATGCTGAAGGCGTTGCTCGACCGGAATTACGCACTGGGGATTAACCGTCTTTTTTATCATGTGTATGTCCACAATCCATGGCTGGATCGCAAGCCCGGCATGACATTGGATGGCATCGGCCTTTTCTTTCAGAGGGATCAGACCTGGTGGAATAAAGGGGCAAAGGCACTTTCCGTTTATGCCACTCGTTGCCAGGCATTGTTGCAGTATGGGCATCCAGTAGTGGATATTGCCGTTTTCACAGGCGAAGAGATTCCGAGGCGCGCGGTGCTGCCGGACCGGTTGGTTCCTTCTCTTCCGGGTATTTTCGGGGCGGAGCGTGTGGAAAGTGAGCGTATTCGCCGGACGAATGAGGGACAGCCTTTGCGTGTGCGTCCTGTGGGCGTTACGCATTCTGCCAATATGGTTGATCCGGAGAAATGGGTGAACCCGCTTCGTGGTTATGCCTATGATAGTTTCAACAAGGATGCATTGCTCCGGTTGGCGAAAGTGGAAGATGGCAGGATGACATTGCCGGGCGGAGCCGGTTATAAAGTGTTGGTCGTGCCACTTCCCCGACCGATGAATCCGGAGCAGGCGGAGTTGTCTCCTGAAGTAGAGCGGAAGATCAATGAATTGAAGAAAGCGGGTATATTGATTCCTGATCTTCCTTATACCGGAGATGACTTCTCGGCATACGGATTGGAACGTGATCTGATTGTGCCGGAAGATGTTGCCTGGACACATCGCCGGGGAGAACAAGGGGATATTTATTTTATTGCTAACCAACGGGAAGAGACACGTACTTTCACCGCAAGTATGCGTATCTGCGGAAAGAAGCCCGAATGTTGGAATCCGTTGACGGGAGAGATTGACTTCCGGCCTCCGTATGAGCGGAAGAATAATCGAACGGAAGTTACACTGACGTTGGCGCCGAATGAATCCGTATTTATCGTATATCCGGCAGAAAAGAACTGTTCCGGTGACGGGAATAGTTCACAGAAGCGGCAGAAGGAGGGGAGCCGTCCTGCGAAAGAGTTTTCGGAGGTTGCGGTGGAATTGGGAGAGTATACAGTGAACTTCATAGCTAATGGCAGGACCGTAAATCGGAAAGAGCTTTTCGATTGGAGCCGGGAGGGGGATGAGAAGATCCGGTACTATTCGGGAACAGCCGTCTACAGGACTGCATTCCATTGGAAAGGCAAACCGGAAACAGCGGTTTATCTGAATTTGGGAAAGGTCTGCGATCTGGCAACTGTCCGCGTGAATGGCGTGGACTGCGGAACAATCTGGACTGCTCCTTACCGGACTAATATTACGGCAGCTTTAAAAGAAGGTACAAATGAACTTGAAATAGAGGTGACCAATACCTGGGCGAATGCTCTCAAAGGAGCTGATGAAGGAAAAGCACCGTTCAGCGGAATCTGGACGAACGCCAAATATAGGAGGCAGGAAAAAACACTGCTCCCGGCAGGACTGCTGGGACCGGTTTCATTCCTTTCTGGCGGGTTTTGAATCAAATGGGTACGCGGACAACGCGGATAAGGCGGACGAACGCGGACTTTAATTTCTTAATAGTATAGCGCAGCTTTTTAAATCCGCGTTCGTCCGCCTTATCCGCGTTGTCTGCGTATCCATTGATTCATGTCTGCACCAGTTATGATTCTATTTTAGATACGGATGCTATCAAAACTAACGCCCTCCCTTGGTAAGACTTTCCTTTCTTACTATGAATACTTAAAATGAAAGCTTCGTTTCTAAAAACGAAAGCTTCATTTATAGAAACGGAGATTATATTTATAGAAACGGAGCCTTCATTCTAAGTCTTTGTTGCAAGGACGATGATTTTAGAAGCTATAGACGATAACTTTGCATTGCGGATAAGTTATGAATCTATTTTAGACACGGATTACACTGTTGCAGTATATAAAAACAACAGTGTAATCCGTGTCTAAAATCTCAATTATCCTTTGCCTCCTTTCTGCACTGTTATGAATGAAATGATTATTTATCAGCTCGTCCTGACGAATTACAAATCCGATTGAATCGGAAATTGCTGAAAGTGCACGGAATGGCTTCGAATAAATTCATGGTTGTTGCTTGGATTTCAACATTTTCCCTTTACCTTTGTTGTTATGAAAACAAAACAAGAGAAAGGAGACGGACTTATGGCAAATACTTATATTCGTTTCGATTGGGCAATGAAGCGCCTTTTGCGCAACAAGGCCAATTTCGGAGTGCTCGAAGGCCTCCTGACCACCCTGCTTAAGGAGACTATCACGATTCAGAAACTGCTGGAAAGCGAAGGCAATCAGGAAGATGAATTTGATAAGTATAACCGTGTGGACATACTCGCCGAGGACTCCAAAGGCGAACTCATCCTGATTGAAGTGCAGAATAACAACGAATACGCTTACTTCCAGCGCATGCTGTTCGGCACCTCAAAACTGGTAACCGAATACATCAACCGTGGTGAAGGCTACGACAAGGTGCGTAAAGTGTACAGTGTCAATATCGTATACTTCGCCTTGGGTAGTGGGAAGGATACCGTGTATCATGGAAAAACAGAGTTCCGGGGAATACACGACGGCGACATCCTTGAGCTGACTCCTTTCCAGAAACAAACCTTTAAAGTGGACAGTGTGAGCCAGCTATATCCCGAGTTTTATATCCTGAAAGTGAATGACTTTAACCAAGTAGCCAAAAGCCCGCTCGAAGAGTGGATTTACTACCTGAACACAGGTGACATTCCTGATACCGCCACCGCTCCGGGTTTGCATGAAGCCCGCGAGCGATTGAAACTGGACCGGATGACCAAAACGGAGCTGGATGCTTATTATCGCCATCTGGATAATGTTGTCATCCTGCGGAGCAATATCTATACGGAACGCGAGGAAGGGCGCTGGGAAGGCCGTGAAGAAGAGCGTATGGCCAATGCCCGTAAAATGAAAATGAAAGGGCTGGATAATCAGCTGATTTCTGACATTACCGGTCTGACGATTGACGAGATAGATAAGCTGTAGAAATAAAGAAAATACCTCCATAACAAGAATCCCGCAAACTGATAATAATCATCGTTTGCGGGATTCATTCGTATAAATCAGTTACGAGCTACAGGCTACAAGCTACAAGTGCCTTTCGGTATATAGCGCAGCTACTTGTAGCTTGTAGCCTGTAGCTCGTAACTTAATTTAGCGCAAAGCGCTAAATTATCATGAGTACAAACTTCCCTCTCTTCCGTCTTCTCTTTATGGAATCCGGTTCTTCTCTTTTGGGGATGCTCATCCCTGAACTCTGTGAGAGCCCTAAATATACAACGATGAAAAACTTAATAGCTACAGCAGGCACCGCACTTGCTACTTTTCTATTTGCAGTTTGCCTGTCAACTCATGCAGAAGTGCACCTGCCTGCCATCTTCTCGGATGGCATGGTGATGCAGCAACAGACCCATGCCAATCTCTGGGGGACGGCAACTCCCAATAAGAAAGTAACCGTCCGCACCAGCTGGGATGGAAAACTGTATGCAGTAACAGCCGACGCACAAGGTACGTGGAAACTAGCCGTTTCCACTCCCGAAGCAGGCGGACCTTACACTGTTACTTTTGATGATGGAACTCCGAAAGTCCTGAGCAATATTCTGATAGGGGAATTATGGCTTTGCTCCGGTCAAAGCAATATGGAGATGCCTATGAAAGGCTTTAAAAACCAGCCTGTAGAGAACGCTAATATGGATATTCTTCGTAGCAGGAACCCTGAGATAAGACTGTTCACAGTGAAACGTACCTCCACGCTCACTCCGCAAAATGATGTGACAGGCTCCTGGAAAGAGGCAAGTCCGGCGGCAGTGCGCGATTTCAGTGCGACAGCCTATTACTTCGGGCGGTTGGTAAATGAAATATTAGATGTTCCGGTGGGCTTGATAGTGGCAGCCTGGGGCGGTTCGGCTTGCGAAGCTTGGATGACTGCCGACTGGTTGAAGGCTTTTCCGGATGCAAAGATACCCCGGTCGGAGGCAGATATCAAATCAAAGAACCGTACTCCAACCGTACTGTACAATGGCATGCTGCACCCATTGATCGGACTGACCATGAAAGGAGTCATCTGGTATCAGGGTGAGGATAACTGGAATCGTGCCCATACCTATGCGGATATGTTTACGACACTCATTAACGGATGGCGTGCCGAATGGAAACAAGGTGATTTCCCTTTTTATTACTGCCAGATAGCTCCATACGATTATGGAATTATCACGGAACGCGGAAAGGAAGTAATCAATACAGCCTATCTCCGCGAAGCGCAGGCGCAAGTAGAGCACCGTGTACCCAATACCGGTATGGCCGTACTGCTGGATGCAGGGATGGAAAAAGGCATTCATCCCGCCCGCAAGCAAGTTGCCGGTGAGCGATTGGCACTTCTTGCCCTGACGAAGACTTACGGGATAGAAGGAGTAAACGGTGAAAGCCCTTATTATAAAAGCATTGAAATAAAGAATGACACGGTTATTGTGAGTTTCGAACGTGCCGGCATGTGGATTAGTGGCAAGAACTGTTTTGAATCGAAGAATTTCCAGGTAGCGGGCGAAGACAAAGTATTCTATCCGGCCAAGGCATGGATAGAACGCAGCAAGATACTTGTAAAAAGTGAGAGGGTACCACATCCTGTGGCCGTACGATATGGTTTTGTGAATTATGTGGAAGGAGATGTCTATTGTGACGGTTTGCCGCTGGGTTCTTTCCGTTCGGATGACTGGTGATGCGTGTGAAATATGAAAAGAATTTATCTGATTATAATCCTGATTCTTGTTGGCGTGTCGGCTCTTTGGAGCCAACATGCCAATGTTGTTTGGAATACCCCCAGTCGTAATTCTTCCGAATCAATGCCGTGTGGAGGTGGAGATATCGGTATGAATGTGTGGGTGGAAGAGGGTGATGTGCTGTTTTATCTGAGTCGTAGCGGTACTTTTGATGAGAATAACTGCCTGCTGAAACAGGGGCGTTTCCGTATCCGCCTGTCTCCCAATCCTTTTAAAGATACCAAAGACTTCCGGCAGGAATTAATGCTTAATGACGGATTCGTGGAGATTTCGGCAGAAGGTACACGCATTCAAATTTGGGCGGATGTGTTCCATCCCGTAGTTCATGTAGAGATTGTCAACGCCCGTCCCTTGCAGGCGGAAATCTTTTATGAGAATTGGAGATACCGGGACCGGCCGATCCGGAAAGGAGAGGGGCAACAATGTTCCTACAAATGGGCTCCTCCCCAGGGAGCGGTGACAAGTGCCGACGTCATCCGTCCCCTCCCAAACTCTCCATTCTCCACTCTCCGCTCTCCACTTATTACGTTTTATCACCGTAATCCGGAAGAGACCGTTTTTGATGTAGCGGTATCTCAGCAAGGCATGGATACAGTCAAATCCCGGTTGATGAATCCTTTAAAGAACCTGACGTTCGGAGGATGCCTGTCAGGTGAGAATCTGGAATATGCCGGAATCTCAGATGCGGTATATGCCGGAACTGATTATCGGGCATGGAAGTTTCGTTCATCGAAAGCATCCCGGAAACAACACTTTTTCGTTGTACTGCATACAGATCAGACGGAGACAGAAGAACAGTGGGCGCAGGACTTACAAGTCAGTCTGAGGAGAATAATGCCACACGGAAAAGTTTCTATGAAAGCACTTTCGCAAGATAAGAAACAAACCCGCCAATGGTGGAACGCTTTCTGGCAACGTAGTTTCATTGTGGCAGAAGGAGAGGCCGGGGAGATAACCCGGAATTACACTCTTTTCCGCTATATGCTGGGCTGCAATGCTTATGGCAATGCTCCTACCAAGTTCAATGGTGGCTTGTTCACCTTTGATCCTTTACATATAGATCCGAAGCAGGCGTTTACTCCTGATTATCGGAAATGGGGAGGCGGCACAATGACCGCGCAGAATCAACGTCTGGTATATTGGCCGATGTTGAAAAGCGGTGACTCTGACATGATGCCTGCCCAGTTCGATTTCTATAACCGGATGCTGAAGAATGCCGAATTGCGCAGCCGTGTGTATTGGCAGCACGGGGGAGCCTGCTTCTGCGAACAGATTGAGAATTTCGGTTTGCCCAATCCTGCCGAATATGGTTTTAAACGTCCGGAAGGGTTCGATAAAGGACTGGAATACAACGCGTGGCTGGAATACGAATGGGATACCGTACTCGAATTCTGCCAGATGATACTTGAGACGAATAATTATGCCGATACGGATATCGCTTCCTATTTGCCTCTGATTGAAAGTTCATTGACTTTCTTTGATGAGCATTATCGTATGCTTGCTTCCCGCCGTGGACGGAAGGAGTTGGATGGAGAAGGACACCTGATTCTCTTTCCGGGTTCTGCCTGTGAAACCTATAAAATGACTAATAACGCCAGCAGCACTATTGCCGCATTGCGGACCGTGCTGGAAACTTACGGACGGAAGAACGAAATGCTGGAAGTAATCCCACCAATACCATTGCGTTATATCGAAGTGCAGGATTCTGCGAATTCCATAACTATGCCGGTGCTGAAACAAACGATTGCCCCTGCTAAGAGTTGGGAGCGTATTAATAATGTGGAGACTCCACAACTCTATCCCGTATTTCCGTGGCGTGTTTACGGCATTGGCAAAGAGAAATTGGAGGTTGCCCGCGATACCTATTTCTATGATCCCGATGCGGTTAAATTCCGTTCGCACATCGGATGGAAACAAGATAATATCTGGGCTGCATGTTTGGGATTGCCTGAAGAATCCCGACGGCTTAATCTGGCTAAATTATCCAACGGCCCGCATCGCTTTCCGGCTTTCTGGGGCCCCGGCTATGACTGGACGCCTGATCACAACTGGGGAGGAAGCGGCATGATAGGACTTCAGGAGATGCTGTTGCAGACAAACGGAGAACTGATACTCCTGTTTCCGGCTTGGCCTCTAGAATGGAATGTACACTTCAAACTTCATGCACCCGGCAATACAACGGTAGAGGCTACTTTGAAAGAGGGGAAAGTGACAGATTTAAAAGTGTTGCCGGAAAGTAGGAAGAAGGATGTGGTGATAATGATAGGTGGCTAAATGATGATTTAGCGGCGAGGGGAATCAGGATACTCCTACAATAAATATCGAGAAAAAAGTCCGCGTTCGTCCGCCTTATCCGCGTCGTCCGCGTACCCAGTGATTGTGCCGAAAGGATACTTGTCACTCGTAGCAGGTAGCTCGTAACTAAATAAAACTAAGAATATATGAATAAGAACTTGTTTTTAACCTTGTCAGCCTTTTTGTTTTTATTCCCATTATCAGGGAAAGCGACAGGAACTTACCGTCCCGAGACCTCAGTTGCCGGTTTCATTCAGCTTCCCGGAAGCGGACGACAGGTATATGATTTCAATCCGGGCTGGCGCTTCTTCAAAGGCGACATATCTGGAGCGGAAACAGTGAACTTCGATGATCGTTCATGGGAAGTTGTCTCCACCCCTCACACTGTGGAATTAATGCCTGCTGAGGCCAGTGGATGCCGGAACTATCAGGGACCTGTCTGGTATCGCAAGCATTTCGTCGTTCCGGCAGAGACTAAAGGACAACGGGTATCCATTCATTTTGAAGGAGCGATGGGGAAACAGATTCTTTATCTGAACGGAAAGCGTATTCAGGAGCATATAGGCGGTTATCTGCCTTTCACACTGGACTTGACAACCCATGGAGTGCAAGCCGGAGACTCCTGCCTGCTTGCTGTTTTTGCAGATAACAGCGATGATAAATCCTATCCTCCGGGCAAACGTCAGTATACCTTAGATTTCACCTATCATGGAGGCATCTATCGGGATGTATGGATGATTGCCAAATCTCCTATATCCATTACTGATGCCATCGAATCGAAGACTGCTGCCGGAGGTGGTGTGTTTGTTCACTTCGATCAGATCAGTGAAAAGAGTGCGCAAGTCTGTGTCAATACGGAAGTACAGAATGAAAATACCCATTCTGAATCTGTGATTGTAGAGACGACACTGACAGATGCTGACGGCAAAATAATCAGGCGCATATCCGGTAAACTCTCCTTGCAATCGGGAGAGAAGAAAATAATCCGTCAGCAAATGGAAGTGAAGAATCCGAAGCTATGGTCGCCGGATACGCCTTATTTATATAGAGTACAGTCTCGCCTTAAAAAAGGCAATCAGTCCGTAGATGGCGGAGTCACCCGTGTCGGAATTCGTCTGGCGGAATTCCGTGGTAAAGATGGCTTTTGGCTGAATGGCAAACCTTTCGGCCAGTTGGTGGGAGCCAACCGTCATCAAGATTTCGCTTATGTGGGCAATGCCTTACCAAACTCTCAGCAATGGCGTGATGCCAAGCGCTTACGTGATGCAGGATGCACTATTATCCGTACAGCCCATTATCCGCAGGACCCGTCTTTCATGGATGCATG encodes the following:
- a CDS encoding ATP-binding protein, whose product is MKEKPDFDCDKYRQIAQMAKMGWWESDLKNRQYICSDFIIDLLGLESDRISFEDFHGRIREDHRRRLKNEYFSLTNIETYEQMFPIRAKDGEDIWVYSKISFKQPDEEGYKNTIGYLQCIDKQTEETSESTDSLQVNSLLYQQNSLSYSLLAFLQSDDITQIINKILADLLKQTKGDRTYIFEIDREHKVQSCIYEATAEGISRELDFLQNVPWDDSLWWDRQISEKRSIILNTLDDMPPEAKIYRDTLEVQDIKSVMAVPLLSKDKVWGYMGIDMVRTHRSWSNIDHQWFSSLGNIISICLQLRKAELQAKEDRRALDHSEKILRNIYKNLPVGIELYDKDGYLVDMNDKELEIFGLTDMKEALGVSLFENPNIPEDVKEKLRARENVDFSINYDFSKIDRYVTSRRKDIINLQTKVALLYDSQNQFSNYLFINIDTTETTSAYTKIQEFEHLFLLIGDYAKVGFAHFNVMTRDGYAQDTWYRNLGEKENTPMPQVIGVYSHVHPEDCAVLKQFVGQVKEGKATSLSKEVRVNRGNGKYSWTSINVMVRDYRPQDGVIEMLCINYDITPLKETEQKLIIARDKAEELDRLKSAFLANMSHEIRTPLNSIVGFSSLLAETDDREERQEYIKIVETNNELLLQLVSDILDLSKIESGTFDFVRSDLDVNESCMKIIKSMEMKVPETVDLVFEKYMPDCHIYTDKNRFMQVITNFINNALKFTKQGTIALGYEQTAPHKIKFYVRDTGVGIPQEKIDSIFERFVKLNTFVQGTGLGLSICKSLVSQMGGKIGVESTEGEGSCFWFTHPY
- a CDS encoding glycosyl hydrolase, encoding MKSPLRFRIFIVSLLLWIVADSAVAQQIRSLHEQFLHPSEEAKPWTFWYWMYGAVSKEGITADLEAMKQAGLGGTYLMPIKGIHEGAQYSGKAQQLTPEWWEMVRFSMEEADRLGLKLGMHICDGFALAGGPWISPEESMQKVVWSDTIVDGGKLKAFRLPQPEAYEGFYEDISLFALPVKEVPDEMPARITCVNIAMEEQADSPKAVNMDAAGVIRSSYPCYIQYEYEHPFTCRNVEVILSGNNYQAHRLKVTASDDGVNFHFVKQLVPARQGWQNTDENSTHTIPATTARYFRFYWTPEGSEPGSEDMDAAKWKPNLKIKQLRLHREARLNQWEGKAGLVWRVAPATKEEEVGKKDCYSLSQIINLTGQCRAGILTTTLPKGKWKLLRMGHTATGHTNATAGGGKGLECDKFSAKAVRKQFDNWFAQAFLKTDPNVARRVLKYMHVDSWECGSQNWSDTFAAEFRKRRGYDLMPYLPLLAGIPMESAERSEEILRDVRITISELVVDVFYKVLADCAKEYDCQFSAECVAPTMVSDGLLHYQMVDLPMGEFWLNSPTHDKLNDMLDAVSGAHIYGKNIIQAEGFTEVRGTWDEHPGMLKALLDRNYALGINRLFYHVYVHNPWLDRKPGMTLDGIGLFFQRDQTWWNKGAKALSVYATRCQALLQYGHPVVDIAVFTGEEIPRRAVLPDRLVPSLPGIFGAERVESERIRRTNEGQPLRVRPVGVTHSANMVDPEKWVNPLRGYAYDSFNKDALLRLAKVEDGRMTLPGGAGYKVLVVPLPRPMNPEQAELSPEVERKINELKKAGILIPDLPYTGDDFSAYGLERDLIVPEDVAWTHRRGEQGDIYFIANQREETRTFTASMRICGKKPECWNPLTGEIDFRPPYERKNNRTEVTLTLAPNESVFIVYPAEKNCSGDGNSSQKRQKEGSRPAKEFSEVAVELGEYTVNFIANGRTVNRKELFDWSREGDEKIRYYSGTAVYRTAFHWKGKPETAVYLNLGKVCDLATVRVNGVDCGTIWTAPYRTNITAALKEGTNELEIEVTNTWANALKGADEGKAPFSGIWTNAKYRRQEKTLLPAGLLGPVSFLSGGF
- a CDS encoding Rpn family recombination-promoting nuclease/putative transposase — translated: MKTKQEKGDGLMANTYIRFDWAMKRLLRNKANFGVLEGLLTTLLKETITIQKLLESEGNQEDEFDKYNRVDILAEDSKGELILIEVQNNNEYAYFQRMLFGTSKLVTEYINRGEGYDKVRKVYSVNIVYFALGSGKDTVYHGKTEFRGIHDGDILELTPFQKQTFKVDSVSQLYPEFYILKVNDFNQVAKSPLEEWIYYLNTGDIPDTATAPGLHEARERLKLDRMTKTELDAYYRHLDNVVILRSNIYTEREEGRWEGREEERMANARKMKMKGLDNQLISDITGLTIDEIDKL
- a CDS encoding sialate O-acetylesterase, which produces MKNLIATAGTALATFLFAVCLSTHAEVHLPAIFSDGMVMQQQTHANLWGTATPNKKVTVRTSWDGKLYAVTADAQGTWKLAVSTPEAGGPYTVTFDDGTPKVLSNILIGELWLCSGQSNMEMPMKGFKNQPVENANMDILRSRNPEIRLFTVKRTSTLTPQNDVTGSWKEASPAAVRDFSATAYYFGRLVNEILDVPVGLIVAAWGGSACEAWMTADWLKAFPDAKIPRSEADIKSKNRTPTVLYNGMLHPLIGLTMKGVIWYQGEDNWNRAHTYADMFTTLINGWRAEWKQGDFPFYYCQIAPYDYGIITERGKEVINTAYLREAQAQVEHRVPNTGMAVLLDAGMEKGIHPARKQVAGERLALLALTKTYGIEGVNGESPYYKSIEIKNDTVIVSFERAGMWISGKNCFESKNFQVAGEDKVFYPAKAWIERSKILVKSERVPHPVAVRYGFVNYVEGDVYCDGLPLGSFRSDDW